A single window of Kitasatospora sp. HUAS MG31 DNA harbors:
- the mctP gene encoding monocarboxylate uptake permease MctP, with protein MTDVNWVALTVFLLFFVLVSVMGFLASRWRRAENALHLDEWGLGGRSFGTWITWFLLGGDLYTAYTFVAVPAAIYAAGAAGFFAVPYTIIAYPLVFLFLPRLWSVSRVHGYVTPADFVRGRYGSKSLSLVVALTGILATMPYIALQLVGIQAVLDVLGVGGGETTNWFVKDLPLFLAFGVLAAYTYSAGLRAPALIAFVKDALIYIVIIVAVIYIPMRLGGYGHIFDSAAQKFSTLNPATGKASGALVTGPSAQWAYATLALGSAMALFMYPHSVTGVLASKSRNTVRRNMAIMPAYSLMLGLLALLGFMAIAAGVGKGVKGYNAQLSVPQLFEDMFPDWFTGVAFAAIGIGALVPAAIMSIAAANLFTRNVYKEFVKPDATPADETRVAKLTSLLVKVGALVFVLAMDKTVAINFQLLGGVWMLQTFVAIVGGLFTRWFHRWALLAGWAVGMAYGTWTAYATGNPANPKIHHFGANSTQIPVIGEIGYIGLTAFVLNLAVAVVLTLVLRAAKAPEGVDETTRADYTADAGDEALKEAPEPAAAH; from the coding sequence ATGACGGACGTCAACTGGGTCGCGCTCACCGTCTTCCTCCTGTTCTTCGTCCTGGTGTCGGTGATGGGCTTCCTGGCCTCCCGCTGGCGCCGCGCGGAGAACGCGCTGCACCTGGACGAGTGGGGGCTGGGCGGCCGGAGCTTCGGCACCTGGATCACCTGGTTCCTGCTGGGCGGCGACCTGTACACCGCGTACACCTTCGTGGCGGTGCCGGCGGCGATCTACGCAGCGGGCGCGGCGGGCTTCTTCGCGGTGCCGTACACGATCATCGCGTATCCGCTGGTCTTCCTGTTCCTGCCCCGGCTGTGGTCGGTCTCCCGGGTGCACGGGTACGTCACCCCGGCCGACTTCGTGCGCGGCCGGTACGGCTCGAAGTCGCTGTCCCTGGTGGTGGCGCTGACCGGCATCCTGGCCACCATGCCGTACATCGCGCTGCAGCTGGTCGGCATCCAGGCGGTGCTGGACGTGCTGGGCGTGGGCGGCGGCGAGACCACCAACTGGTTCGTCAAGGACCTGCCGCTGTTCCTGGCCTTCGGCGTGCTGGCGGCGTACACCTACTCGGCGGGCCTGCGGGCGCCGGCGCTGATCGCCTTCGTCAAGGACGCCCTGATCTACATCGTGATCATCGTCGCGGTGATCTACATCCCGATGCGACTGGGCGGGTACGGGCACATCTTCGACTCCGCGGCGCAGAAGTTCAGCACGCTGAACCCGGCCACCGGCAAGGCCTCCGGTGCGCTGGTGACCGGGCCGTCGGCGCAGTGGGCGTACGCGACGCTGGCGCTGGGCTCGGCGATGGCGCTGTTCATGTACCCGCACTCGGTCACCGGGGTGCTGGCGTCCAAGTCCCGCAACACGGTCCGCCGGAACATGGCGATCATGCCGGCGTACTCGCTGATGCTGGGCCTGCTGGCGCTGCTCGGGTTCATGGCCATCGCGGCCGGGGTCGGCAAGGGGGTCAAGGGCTACAACGCGCAGCTCTCGGTGCCGCAGCTGTTCGAGGACATGTTCCCGGACTGGTTCACCGGCGTGGCCTTCGCGGCGATCGGGATCGGCGCGCTGGTCCCGGCGGCGATCATGTCGATCGCGGCGGCCAACCTGTTCACCCGGAACGTCTACAAGGAGTTCGTGAAGCCGGACGCCACCCCGGCGGACGAGACCCGGGTCGCCAAGCTCACCTCGCTGCTGGTGAAGGTGGGCGCGCTGGTGTTCGTGCTGGCGATGGACAAGACCGTGGCGATCAACTTCCAGCTGCTCGGCGGCGTCTGGATGCTGCAGACCTTCGTGGCGATCGTGGGCGGCCTGTTCACCCGCTGGTTCCACCGCTGGGCGCTGCTGGCGGGCTGGGCGGTGGGCATGGCCTACGGCACCTGGACGGCGTACGCCACCGGGAACCCGGCCAACCCGAAGATCCACCACTTCGGCGCCAACTCGACCCAGATCCCGGTGATCGGCGAGATCGGCTACATCGGCCTGACCGCCTTCGTGCTGAACCTGGCGGTGGCGGTGGTGCTGACCCTGGTCCTGCGGGCCGCCAAGGCCCCCGAGGGCGTCGACGAGACCACCCGGGCGGACTACACCGCGGACGCCGGGGACGAGGCGCTGAAGGAGGCTCCGGAGCCCGCCGCAGCGCACTGA
- a CDS encoding ribonucleoside-diphosphate reductase subunit alpha, translating into MPSQGSAAEAQTDPGAALLRLLTDRSTDLPEVDPGHVAAAALRGRHAGSDFAELRGLAVEAAASMIAEDPQYSKLAARLLALEIRDEAVSQGAVSFAASIAVGHAEGLIGDTTAAFVAKHAAAFDALIDAEGDDRFEYFGLRTVQSRYLLRHPITRKVVETPQHFLLRVAAGLAVGDTEQSVAEVAELYRLMSRLEYLTSSPTLFNSGTKHPQMSSCYLLDSPLDNLDSIYNRYAQIARLSKHAGGIGLSYSRIRSRGSLIRGTNGKSNGIVPFLRTLDSSVAAVNQGGRRKGAACVYLETWHADIEEFLELRDNTGEEARRTHNLNLAHWIPDEFMRRVNANEDWSLFSPADVPELVDLWGADFDEAYRKAELAGKAVRTIPAQTLYARMMRTLAQTGNGWMTFKDASNRAANQTALPGRTVHSSNLCTEILEVTDDSETAVCNLGSVNLGAHVAPGATAADLLGAMDWERLDATVRTAVTFLDRVIDINFYPTTEAGTSNSRWRPVGLGVMGLQDVFFQLRIDFDSAEAKALSTLIAERIMLTAYERSADLAEQFGRHEAYGETRAARGQLHIDHFDAQPQWTERWDALRARLATTGLRNSLLLAIAPTATIASIAGVYECIEPQVSNLFKRETLSGEFLQVNPYLVRELKELGVWDQQTRDALRETNGSVQDLNWLPAEVRSLYRTAWELPQRALIDLAAARMPYLDQSQSLNLFMAAPTIGKLSSMYAYAWKVGLKTTYYLRSRPATRIAQAASGAARTAVPVPAPTMSQEEQDAIACSLENPESCEACQ; encoded by the coding sequence CTGCCCTCCCAGGGGTCCGCCGCCGAAGCCCAGACCGACCCCGGTGCTGCGCTGCTCCGGCTGCTCACCGACCGCAGCACCGACCTCCCCGAGGTGGACCCCGGCCACGTCGCCGCCGCCGCACTGCGCGGCCGCCACGCCGGCTCGGACTTCGCCGAGCTCCGCGGGCTGGCCGTGGAGGCCGCCGCGTCGATGATCGCCGAGGACCCCCAGTACTCGAAGCTGGCCGCCCGCCTGCTCGCGCTGGAGATCCGGGACGAGGCCGTCTCCCAGGGCGCCGTCTCCTTCGCCGCCTCGATCGCCGTCGGCCACGCCGAGGGCCTGATCGGCGACACCACGGCCGCCTTCGTGGCCAAGCACGCCGCCGCCTTCGACGCCCTGATCGACGCCGAGGGTGACGACCGGTTCGAGTACTTCGGCCTGCGCACCGTCCAGTCCCGCTACCTGCTGCGCCACCCGATCACCCGCAAGGTGGTCGAGACCCCGCAGCACTTCCTGCTCCGCGTGGCCGCGGGCCTGGCGGTCGGCGACACCGAGCAGTCGGTGGCCGAGGTGGCCGAGCTGTACCGCCTGATGAGCCGTCTGGAGTACCTGACCAGCTCTCCGACGCTGTTCAACTCCGGTACCAAGCACCCGCAGATGTCCAGCTGCTACCTGCTGGACTCCCCGCTGGACAACCTGGACTCGATCTACAACCGCTACGCCCAGATCGCCCGCCTGTCCAAGCACGCCGGCGGCATCGGCCTGTCGTACTCCCGGATCCGTTCGCGCGGCAGCCTGATCCGCGGCACCAACGGCAAGTCCAACGGCATCGTGCCGTTCCTGCGGACCCTGGACTCCTCGGTCGCCGCCGTCAACCAGGGCGGCCGCCGCAAGGGCGCTGCCTGCGTCTACCTGGAGACCTGGCACGCCGACATCGAGGAGTTCCTGGAGCTCCGCGACAACACCGGCGAGGAGGCCCGCCGGACCCACAACCTCAACCTGGCGCACTGGATCCCGGACGAGTTCATGCGCCGGGTCAACGCCAACGAGGACTGGTCGCTGTTCTCCCCGGCCGACGTCCCCGAGCTGGTCGACCTGTGGGGCGCCGACTTCGACGAGGCGTACCGCAAGGCCGAGCTCGCCGGCAAGGCCGTCCGCACCATCCCGGCGCAGACCCTGTACGCCCGGATGATGCGCACCCTGGCGCAGACCGGCAACGGCTGGATGACCTTCAAGGACGCCTCCAACCGCGCCGCCAACCAGACCGCCCTGCCGGGCCGGACGGTGCACTCCTCCAACCTCTGCACCGAGATCCTGGAGGTCACCGACGACTCGGAGACCGCCGTCTGCAACCTCGGCTCGGTCAACCTGGGCGCCCACGTGGCCCCCGGCGCCACCGCCGCCGACCTGCTGGGCGCCATGGACTGGGAGCGGCTGGACGCCACCGTGCGCACCGCCGTGACCTTCCTGGACCGGGTCATCGACATCAACTTCTACCCGACCACCGAGGCGGGCACCTCCAACTCCCGCTGGCGCCCGGTGGGCCTGGGCGTGATGGGTCTGCAGGACGTCTTCTTCCAGCTGCGGATCGACTTCGACTCCGCCGAGGCGAAGGCCCTCTCCACCCTGATCGCCGAGCGCATCATGCTCACCGCGTACGAGCGCTCCGCCGACCTGGCCGAGCAGTTCGGCCGCCACGAGGCGTACGGCGAGACCCGCGCCGCCCGCGGCCAGCTGCACATCGACCACTTCGACGCGCAGCCGCAGTGGACCGAGCGCTGGGACGCCCTGCGCGCCCGGCTCGCCACCACCGGCCTGCGCAACTCGCTGCTGCTGGCCATCGCGCCGACCGCGACCATCGCCTCCATCGCCGGCGTGTACGAGTGCATCGAGCCGCAGGTCTCCAACCTGTTCAAGCGCGAAACCCTCTCCGGTGAGTTCCTCCAGGTCAACCCGTACCTGGTGCGCGAGCTCAAGGAGCTGGGCGTCTGGGACCAGCAGACCCGGGACGCGCTGCGCGAGACCAACGGCTCCGTCCAGGACCTCAACTGGCTGCCCGCCGAGGTCCGCTCGCTGTACCGCACGGCCTGGGAGCTGCCGCAGCGCGCGCTGATCGACCTGGCCGCGGCCCGCATGCCGTACCTGGACCAGAGCCAGTCGCTCAACCTCTTCATGGCCGCGCCCACCATCGGCAAGCTCAGCTCGATGTACGCGTACGCCTGGAAGGTCGGTCTGAAGACCACCTACTACCTGCGGTCGCGTCCGGCCACCCGGATCGCCCAGGCGGCCTCCGGCGCCGCCCGCACCGCGGTGCCGGTGCCCGCCCCGACCATGAGCCAGGAGGAGCAGGACGCGATCGCCTGCTCCCTGGAGAACCCCGAGTCCTGCGAGGCCTGCCAGTGA
- a CDS encoding AfsR/SARP family transcriptional regulator, giving the protein MPVTSLDLLGPLRLRSAGTPVAVPAPKHRALLAILAINANRPVGVDRIISELWQADEPQSARKTLQGYVWRLRGLIGKSALSTTGDGYELHSAADAIDAVRFQRLTDAGRTALRAGDAETAARQLREALGLWRGPALADVPAAPTVYAYASRLEEGRLTAAEWLVDAELGLGRHAEVVPELRELVARHPLREGLRAQLMLALFRCGRQAEALALFGELRDLLVEDQGLDPGRAVTELHRRMLAGDPTLHLT; this is encoded by the coding sequence ATGCCCGTCACCAGTCTCGACCTGCTCGGCCCGCTCCGGCTCCGGAGCGCCGGCACCCCGGTCGCCGTCCCGGCCCCCAAGCACCGCGCCCTGCTGGCCATCCTGGCGATCAACGCCAACCGCCCGGTCGGGGTGGACCGGATCATCTCCGAGCTCTGGCAGGCGGACGAGCCCCAGTCGGCCCGCAAGACCCTCCAGGGCTACGTCTGGCGGCTGCGCGGCCTGATCGGCAAGAGCGCGCTGAGCACCACCGGCGACGGGTACGAGCTGCACAGCGCGGCGGACGCCATCGACGCCGTCCGCTTCCAGCGCCTCACCGACGCGGGCCGGACCGCCCTGCGGGCCGGGGACGCCGAGACCGCCGCCCGGCAGCTGCGGGAGGCCCTCGGACTCTGGCGCGGCCCGGCGCTGGCCGACGTGCCGGCCGCCCCGACCGTGTACGCCTACGCCAGCCGGCTGGAGGAGGGCCGGCTGACGGCCGCCGAATGGCTGGTGGACGCGGAACTCGGGCTCGGGCGGCACGCCGAGGTGGTTCCCGAGCTGCGGGAGCTGGTGGCCCGGCACCCCCTCCGGGAGGGGCTGCGGGCCCAGCTGATGCTGGCGCTGTTCCGCTGCGGGCGGCAGGCGGAGGCGCTGGCGCTCTTCGGCGAGCTGCGGGACCTGCTGGTCGAGGACCAGGGGCTGGACCCGGGCCGCGCGGTCACCGAACTGCACCGGCGGATGCTGGCGGGGGACCCGACCCTGCACCTCACGTAG
- a CDS encoding ribonucleotide-diphosphate reductase subunit beta, protein MLLDPGFELTLRPMRYPSFYDRYRDAIKNTWTVEEVDLHSDVADLAKLSEGERHMIGRLVAFFATGDSIVANNVVLSLYKHINSPEARLYLSRQLFEEAVHVQFYLTLLDTYLPDPDDRAAAFAAVENIPSIHQKAQFCFTYMNAVDHIDSLQTKEDRRAFLLNLICFAACVEGLFFYGAFAYVYWFRSRGLLHGLATGTNWVFRDESMHMDFAFSVVDTVREEEPDLFDDEMAKQVTEMLEEAVEAELQFARDLCGEGLPGMNTESMRQYLEAVADQRLARLGLPIRYGSTNPFGFMELQNVQELTNFFERRVSAYQVAVEGSVSFDDDF, encoded by the coding sequence ATGCTGCTCGACCCCGGTTTCGAGCTGACGCTGCGTCCGATGCGCTACCCGTCGTTCTACGACCGGTACCGGGACGCGATCAAGAACACCTGGACCGTGGAGGAGGTGGACCTGCACTCCGACGTCGCCGACCTCGCCAAGCTGAGCGAGGGCGAGCGGCACATGATCGGCCGCCTGGTCGCCTTCTTCGCCACCGGTGACTCGATCGTCGCCAACAACGTGGTGCTGAGCCTCTACAAGCACATCAACTCGCCCGAGGCCCGGCTCTACCTCTCCCGGCAGCTGTTCGAGGAGGCCGTGCACGTCCAGTTCTACCTGACGCTGCTCGACACCTACCTGCCCGACCCGGACGACCGCGCGGCGGCCTTCGCGGCGGTGGAGAACATCCCCTCCATCCACCAGAAGGCGCAGTTCTGCTTCACGTACATGAACGCGGTCGACCACATCGACTCGCTGCAGACCAAGGAGGACCGCCGCGCGTTCCTCCTGAACCTGATCTGCTTCGCGGCCTGCGTCGAGGGCCTGTTCTTCTACGGCGCCTTCGCCTACGTGTACTGGTTCCGCAGCCGCGGCCTGCTGCACGGCCTGGCCACCGGCACCAACTGGGTGTTCCGCGACGAGTCCATGCACATGGACTTCGCGTTCTCCGTCGTGGACACCGTCCGCGAGGAGGAGCCGGACCTCTTCGACGACGAGATGGCCAAGCAGGTCACCGAGATGCTGGAGGAGGCCGTCGAGGCCGAGCTCCAGTTCGCCCGCGACCTGTGCGGCGAGGGCCTGCCCGGCATGAACACCGAGTCGATGCGCCAGTACCTGGAGGCCGTGGCCGACCAGCGCCTGGCCCGCCTCGGCCTGCCGATCCGGTACGGCTCCACCAACCCGTTCGGCTTCATGGAGCTGCAGAACGTCCAGGAGCTGACCAACTTCTTCGAGCGCCGGGTCTCCGCGTACCAGGTCGCCGTCGAGGGCTCGGTCAGCTTCGACGACGACTTCTAG
- a CDS encoding GNAT family N-acetyltransferase gives MDIVIRRAREEDLDAAGAVTVEAFVGDGHTAPDGEYVHHLRDTRRRAAEAELLVAVDPADRDRVLGCVTFAAGGSAWADIAEPHEGEIRMLAVGRAARGRGVGEALVRAATARSRELGLTGMAFSTRPGMTAAHRIYERLGFVRTPSRDWAPRPGIDLMVYSIEL, from the coding sequence ATGGACATCGTCATCCGCCGGGCCCGTGAGGAAGATCTCGACGCCGCGGGCGCCGTCACCGTCGAGGCGTTCGTCGGGGACGGCCACACCGCGCCGGACGGCGAGTACGTCCACCACCTCCGCGACACCCGCCGGCGGGCCGCGGAGGCCGAACTCCTCGTCGCGGTCGACCCGGCCGACCGGGACCGGGTGCTCGGCTGCGTGACCTTCGCCGCCGGCGGCAGCGCATGGGCCGACATCGCCGAGCCGCACGAGGGGGAGATCCGGATGCTCGCGGTCGGCCGGGCGGCCCGCGGCCGCGGCGTCGGGGAGGCCCTGGTGCGGGCGGCGACGGCCCGCAGCCGCGAGCTCGGACTGACCGGGATGGCCTTCTCCACCCGTCCGGGGATGACCGCGGCGCACCGGATCTACGAGCGGCTGGGCTTCGTTCGCACCCCCTCCCGCGACTGGGCGCCGCGGCCCGGGATCGACCTGATGGTCTACTCGATCGAGCTCTGA
- a CDS encoding histidine phosphatase family protein codes for MAETGTILNGHRTDLTGGSALPSVLIATRHGESVANVEFRHADATGALSVPITSRDADIPLSMHGQAQAQALGRWWAALPPAGRPRSVWCSPYVRTAETARIALAQASGLGAVPVGLPVRYDERLRDRELGVLEMLTKAAIEKEHPAEAARRRKMGELYYRPPGGESWLDVALRVRSLLRDLSEEEAGRPVLVVAHDCTVLMLRAVLDRLSEAQLLALEPVANCSTSRWYARDGRLRADLWNETVHLD; via the coding sequence ATGGCAGAGACCGGGACCATACTGAACGGCCACCGCACCGACCTCACAGGGGGCTCGGCGCTGCCCTCCGTCCTGATCGCCACCCGGCACGGCGAGTCGGTGGCCAACGTCGAGTTCCGGCACGCGGACGCGACCGGCGCGCTGAGCGTCCCGATCACCAGCCGGGACGCGGACATCCCGCTCTCCATGCACGGCCAGGCCCAGGCCCAGGCGCTCGGCCGCTGGTGGGCCGCCCTGCCCCCGGCCGGCCGGCCCCGCTCGGTCTGGTGCTCCCCGTACGTGCGTACCGCGGAGACCGCCCGGATCGCGCTCGCCCAGGCCTCCGGCCTCGGCGCGGTCCCGGTCGGCCTGCCGGTCCGCTACGACGAGCGGCTGCGGGACAGAGAACTCGGCGTGCTGGAGATGCTCACCAAGGCCGCCATCGAGAAGGAGCACCCCGCCGAGGCGGCCCGCCGGCGGAAGATGGGCGAGCTGTACTACCGGCCGCCGGGCGGCGAGTCCTGGCTGGACGTGGCGCTGCGGGTGCGGAGCCTGCTGCGGGACCTCTCCGAGGAGGAGGCCGGGCGGCCGGTGCTGGTGGTGGCGCACGACTGCACGGTGCTGATGCTCCGGGCGGTGCTGGACCGGCTCAGCGAGGCGCAGCTGCTGGCGCTGGAGCCGGTGGCCAACTGCTCCACCAGCCGCTGGTACGCCCGCGACGGGCGGCTGCGGGCGGACCTGTGGAACGAGACGGTCCACCTGGACTGA
- a CDS encoding helix-turn-helix domain-containing protein, protein MLKNVVAVVLEEVHPFELGVACEVFGLDRSEDGLPAYEFALAGDRPGPMRTHAGFSVDVPYGPERLAEADLIVATATGLRDEYPAELVGAIRAAVERGARALSICSGSFLLGAAGLLDGRRSTTHWKHAAEMARRFPLTTVEPDVLYVDDDPVITSAGTAAGIDACLHLVRKVQGAEVARGIARRMVVAPHREGGQAQFVNRPLPECEGDSLAGVLDWMRHNLEQETTVDQLAALAHMSPRTFARRFQQETGTTPHRWLTGQRLLHARRLLESTAEPVEAVAARCGFGNAATLRHHFGRTLGTTPQAYRRAFAGS, encoded by the coding sequence ATGCTGAAGAACGTGGTGGCCGTGGTGCTGGAGGAGGTCCACCCCTTCGAACTCGGGGTGGCCTGCGAGGTGTTCGGGCTGGACCGCAGCGAGGACGGCCTGCCCGCTTACGAGTTCGCACTGGCCGGCGACCGGCCCGGCCCGATGCGCACCCACGCCGGCTTCAGCGTGGACGTCCCGTACGGTCCCGAGCGCCTCGCCGAGGCCGACCTGATCGTCGCCACCGCCACCGGCCTGCGCGACGAGTACCCGGCCGAGCTGGTCGGGGCGATCCGGGCCGCCGTGGAGCGCGGCGCCCGGGCGCTGTCCATCTGCAGCGGCAGCTTCCTGCTCGGCGCCGCCGGACTGCTGGACGGCCGCCGCTCCACCACCCACTGGAAGCACGCCGCCGAGATGGCCCGCCGCTTCCCGCTCACCACCGTGGAGCCGGACGTGCTCTACGTGGACGACGACCCGGTGATCACCTCGGCCGGCACCGCCGCCGGGATCGACGCCTGCCTGCACCTGGTCCGCAAGGTCCAGGGCGCCGAGGTGGCCCGCGGCATCGCCCGGCGGATGGTGGTCGCCCCCCACCGCGAGGGCGGGCAGGCGCAGTTCGTCAACCGGCCGCTGCCCGAGTGCGAGGGGGACTCGCTCGCCGGGGTGCTCGACTGGATGCGGCACAACCTGGAGCAGGAGACCACCGTCGACCAGCTCGCCGCGCTGGCGCACATGTCCCCGCGCACCTTCGCCCGGCGGTTCCAGCAGGAGACCGGGACCACCCCGCACCGGTGGCTGACCGGGCAGCGGCTGCTGCACGCCCGGCGGCTGCTGGAGAGCACCGCCGAGCCGGTGGAGGCGGTGGCGGCCCGCTGCGGGTTCGGCAACGCGGCCACGCTCCGCCACCACTTCGGGCGGACCCTGGGGACGACGCCGCAGGCGTACCGGCGGGCGTTCGCGGGCAGCTGA
- a CDS encoding GntR family transcriptional regulator, protein MSGDRDTTAAGGLVEGSAVPAQSGPAAASARVPKYYGLKRHLLQLTETQPAGTPVPPERALAAQFDTSRTTVRQALQELVVEGRLERIQGKGTFVAKPKVAQALQLTSYTEDMRAQGLEPTSRLIEIGYIAADDRLAPLLDIKPGGRVLRIERLRLANGDPMAIEVAHLSAKRFPALRRNLAKHNSLYAALREVYGVTVAEAEETIETTLANPREAGLLGSDLGLPMLQLSRHSFDAEGAPVEWVRSIYRGDRYKFITRLKRPE, encoded by the coding sequence ATGAGCGGCGACAGGGATACGACGGCGGCGGGCGGCCTGGTGGAGGGCTCCGCGGTTCCTGCCCAGTCGGGCCCCGCCGCCGCGTCGGCCCGGGTGCCCAAGTACTACGGGCTCAAGCGCCACCTGCTGCAGCTCACCGAGACCCAGCCGGCCGGCACGCCCGTGCCGCCGGAGCGGGCGCTGGCCGCGCAGTTCGACACCTCGCGCACCACCGTGCGCCAGGCGCTGCAGGAGCTGGTGGTCGAGGGCCGACTGGAGCGGATCCAGGGCAAGGGCACCTTCGTGGCCAAGCCCAAGGTGGCCCAGGCGCTGCAACTGACCTCGTACACCGAGGACATGCGGGCGCAGGGCCTGGAGCCGACCTCCCGGCTGATCGAGATCGGGTACATCGCCGCGGACGACCGGCTGGCCCCCCTGCTGGACATCAAGCCCGGCGGCCGGGTGCTGCGGATCGAGCGCCTGCGGCTGGCCAACGGCGACCCGATGGCGATCGAGGTGGCGCACCTGTCCGCCAAGCGCTTCCCGGCGCTGCGGCGCAACCTCGCCAAGCACAACTCGCTGTACGCGGCGCTGCGCGAGGTGTACGGGGTCACCGTGGCCGAGGCCGAGGAGACCATCGAGACCACCCTGGCGAACCCGCGGGAGGCGGGCCTGCTCGGCTCGGACCTGGGCCTGCCGATGCTCCAGCTCTCCCGGCACTCCTTCGACGCCGAGGGCGCCCCCGTGGAGTGGGTGCGATCGATCTACCGCGGCGACCGGTACAAGTTCATCACCCGCCTGAAGCGGCCGGAATAG
- a CDS encoding DUF3311 domain-containing protein codes for MSSETPPDGQLPVVTPARVLAGLCLAVPIVAMLWVSSYSKADPEIGGMPFFYWYQLLWVPVSAVFTLGAYVLINRDERARRAARGGEPA; via the coding sequence ATGTCGTCAGAAACGCCACCGGACGGGCAGCTGCCCGTCGTCACGCCCGCGCGGGTGCTGGCCGGCCTGTGCCTGGCCGTGCCGATCGTCGCGATGCTCTGGGTCTCGTCCTACAGCAAGGCGGACCCGGAGATCGGCGGGATGCCGTTCTTCTACTGGTACCAGTTGCTCTGGGTGCCGGTCTCGGCCGTGTTCACCCTCGGTGCCTACGTCCTGATCAACCGCGACGAGAGGGCCCGTCGGGCAGCCCGCGGGGGTGAGCCGGCATGA
- a CDS encoding glycoside hydrolase family 3 protein, with protein MAIPGTESVELIGDAGAVLQPGFTGLTAPDWLRRRLGSGELGGVALFGRNIRTPQQVARLTAELYALNGDLLVATDEEGGDVTRLEVASGSSYPGNLALGAVDDTDLTERVARSIGFDLSSVGVNLDYAPDADVNSNPDNPVIGVRSFGGDGELAARHTAAYVRGLQSAGVAACAKHFPGHGDTAGDSHLGLPRIDLTPEQFQEHLLPFRAAIAAGVKSIMTAHILFPAYDPHLPATMSREILTGLLREELGFQGLIVTDGIEMGAISGTHGVAAGAVKAIAAGADTICVGGGLQDEAAFLYLRDALVWAVREGRLPAERLHEAAERNRAVARWSAAVREAQVGTHGEVGIGLAAARRALRVHGELRPLRGVPHVVEFSPGANIAVGDETPWGVAGPLAELVPGTTRARVGAPATRLEGSGLLHVAVAAEGAEVDTAPLLGAAVGRPLVVVVRDVHRHGWMRRAALALTAARPDAVVVEIGTAHGVAEVFADRGTTVLATHGGARVCGIAAAEALAGLAVPAARSH; from the coding sequence ATGGCGATTCCCGGTACGGAAAGCGTCGAACTCATCGGCGACGCCGGAGCGGTCCTGCAGCCGGGCTTCACCGGCCTGACCGCGCCCGACTGGCTGCGCCGCAGACTCGGCTCCGGCGAGCTCGGCGGGGTGGCCCTGTTCGGCCGCAACATCCGTACCCCGCAGCAGGTCGCCCGGCTGACCGCGGAGCTCTACGCGCTCAACGGGGACCTGCTGGTCGCCACCGACGAGGAGGGCGGGGACGTCACCCGGCTGGAGGTGGCCAGCGGCTCCTCGTACCCCGGCAACCTCGCACTCGGCGCGGTGGACGACACCGACCTCACCGAGCGGGTGGCCCGGTCGATCGGCTTCGACCTGTCCAGCGTGGGCGTCAACCTGGACTACGCCCCGGACGCGGACGTGAACTCCAACCCGGACAACCCGGTGATCGGCGTCCGCTCCTTCGGCGGCGACGGCGAGCTGGCCGCCCGGCACACCGCGGCGTACGTCCGCGGCCTGCAGTCCGCGGGGGTGGCGGCCTGTGCCAAGCACTTCCCCGGGCACGGCGACACGGCCGGCGACTCGCACCTCGGGCTGCCCCGGATCGACCTCACCCCGGAGCAGTTCCAGGAGCACCTGCTGCCCTTCCGGGCGGCCATCGCGGCCGGCGTGAAGAGCATCATGACCGCGCACATCCTCTTCCCCGCGTACGACCCGCACCTGCCGGCGACGATGTCCCGGGAGATCCTCACCGGTCTGCTCCGCGAGGAGCTGGGCTTCCAGGGCCTGATCGTCACCGACGGCATCGAGATGGGAGCCATCTCCGGCACCCACGGGGTCGCGGCCGGCGCGGTGAAGGCGATCGCGGCCGGTGCCGACACCATCTGCGTGGGCGGCGGGCTGCAGGACGAGGCGGCCTTCCTGTACCTGCGGGACGCGCTGGTCTGGGCGGTCCGCGAGGGCCGGCTGCCCGCCGAGCGGCTGCACGAGGCGGCCGAGCGCAACCGGGCGGTGGCCCGCTGGTCGGCGGCGGTGCGCGAGGCCCAGGTCGGCACCCACGGCGAGGTCGGCATCGGGCTGGCCGCGGCCCGCCGGGCGCTGCGGGTGCACGGCGAGCTGCGCCCGCTGCGCGGGGTGCCGCACGTGGTGGAGTTCTCCCCCGGCGCGAACATCGCGGTCGGCGACGAGACCCCCTGGGGCGTGGCCGGACCGCTGGCCGAGCTGGTCCCGGGCACCACCCGGGCCCGGGTCGGTGCCCCGGCGACCCGGCTGGAGGGTTCCGGGCTGCTGCACGTGGCGGTGGCCGCCGAGGGCGCCGAGGTGGACACCGCGCCGCTGCTGGGCGCGGCGGTGGGCCGCCCGCTGGTGGTGGTGGTCCGCGACGTGCACCGGCACGGCTGGATGCGGCGGGCCGCGCTGGCGCTGACCGCGGCCCGGCCGGACGCCGTGGTGGTGGAGATCGGTACCGCGCACGGCGTGGCCGAGGTCTTCGCCGACCGCGGGACGACCGTGCTGGCCACCCACGGCGGGGCCCGGGTCTGCGGGATCGCGGCCGCCGAGGCGCTGGCCGGGCTGGCCGTTCCGGCGGCCCGGAGTCACTGA